In Leptolyngbya sp. NIES-2104, the genomic window AAGCCCACTAAAGGGGGCTAAAGACGCATAAGTCGAGGATTGCAGTCCTGAAGGGACTTCGCACCGCTCTTCCCCGAATTCCATTCCGGAGCGAGTAAACAACGGAGCGAAAGAATTCTTCGATTTGCCTATCTTTCATGCTTATGCTCGAACTCCCCCTATAGACAGATGATTTTCATACAAAATTTTCCCGAAACCTGGTATGCTGTCCTGAAATATTGAGGGGAAAAAAATACTGTGCAGACTTCTCAAGCGATCGTGATCAATCTAGAAATGTCCGATATCGAGTACTTGGAATTACTAGCGCAAGGACGAAACCCGATTCAGGAACAATCCTACAGGCAGCAATTGATCGGTTTTGGATTCGATTTGACCGAAGCCAAAGATCTTGCACCGTTGTTTGATCAAAAAGAAGCTTCGATCGCTGAAAAAATTGCCGTAAATCGTGCCCTCAAACAAGTGTGGAACCGTCTGATTAAAATGGCGTAGAACCCGCACCTAAAGGAGGATTCAGCCTTCTCAATCGTTGTCATAATAGAAGAGTAAGACAAGGATTGAGACTCATGGTAGTGACTGCTCCAGTTCGTGAAGTCCGAGCCTCTAAGTTGTGGATGCCCGATCGCGTTTTGTTTACGCCCGCTGCATTGGACGAGCCGTGGGGACAGCAGATTCGTGAGCGCGTTGAGGGATTGAATTTACCGATCGAAGAGTTGCCGCGCAATCGACTCACCGGACTACGGGGTGAAGATGAGCGTGAGACGTATAGTATTTCTAAGCGCACATTAGCGGTTGTGACCGCTCCGCAGGGTCAGTTTAAGCTCAGTCCGATTCCGCCTTCTGCCGATTGGCAGTTTCACATTGCTGAGGGCTGTCCGGGACATTGCCAGTATTGTTATCTCGCGGGTAGTTTGTCGGGTCCGCCTGTGATTCGGGTGTATGCCAATCTGCCGCAGATTTTGGATAATCTAGGGCGATACGAGCGTCCGGGTAGTGAGACGAGCTATGAGGTGAGTTGCTACACTGACCCGCTCGGCATTGAGCATCTGACGGGTAGCTTGGCGGAGTGTATTCGCTACTTTGGGACCCGCGAGGATGGGTATCTGCGCTGGGTGTCGAAGTTTAGCAATGTCGAAGGGTTGCTCGATTTGCCGCACAATGGACATACTCGCTGTCGCGTCAGTGTGAATGCGGCTCCGGTGAGTCAGCGATTAGAGGGGGGTACTTCCTCGGTCGAGGAGCGGCTTCAGGCATTGCGACGACTCGGTTTAGAGGGTGGCTATCCGTTGGGCATTGTGATTGCACCGATTATGCCGATCGAGAATTGGCAAGAGCATTACACTCAGTTGCTCGATCGCATGTCTGAGCTGATTGATTTTGATTGCGATTTGACGTTTGAGCTGATTTCGCACCGCTTCACACCCGGATCGAAGGAAGTCTTGAAGGGCTGGTATCCGAATACGAAGTTGGATATGGATGAGGCTTCGCGGGTGGTCAAGCGCAATAAGTTTGGCGGCATGAAGTATGTCTACGATGCGAAGACGATGCGCGAGTTGCGACAGTTCTTTGAGCGTGAGTTAGCGCAGCGATTTCCGCAGGGTAAGGTTCTGTACTGGACTTAAGCGCATTTGAGGGAATCGTGCAGGTTTCTATCTATTTCAGATGGAGACCTGTTATTTTTTTGGAGCTTGGCGGTTTGCATCACTCGTTTAAGGGATTTATTTTACGATCGACCCCCAAAAATTTACAAACCTTCCC contains:
- a CDS encoding spore photoproduct lyase family protein, whose amino-acid sequence is MVVTAPVREVRASKLWMPDRVLFTPAALDEPWGQQIRERVEGLNLPIEELPRNRLTGLRGEDERETYSISKRTLAVVTAPQGQFKLSPIPPSADWQFHIAEGCPGHCQYCYLAGSLSGPPVIRVYANLPQILDNLGRYERPGSETSYEVSCYTDPLGIEHLTGSLAECIRYFGTREDGYLRWVSKFSNVEGLLDLPHNGHTRCRVSVNAAPVSQRLEGGTSSVEERLQALRRLGLEGGYPLGIVIAPIMPIENWQEHYTQLLDRMSELIDFDCDLTFELISHRFTPGSKEVLKGWYPNTKLDMDEASRVVKRNKFGGMKYVYDAKTMRELRQFFERELAQRFPQGKVLYWT